The following is a genomic window from Lysinibacillus sp. G4S2.
AGGCTTTAATTTCTCTCACCGGTTGTTTGGACACCCGTGAAAGAAGTTGAAACGAATTTCGTACTTCGTTAGAATAGATAGTATACTGTGAAACAATGGAGGCAGTTCTTGTGAACGAAAAAAATAAAACATTCTATATAACAACCCCTATTTACTACCCAAGTGGGAAATTTCATATTGGTACGGCGTATACAACTGTAGCATCAGATACGATTGCTCGTTATAAGCGTTTACGTGGCTACGATGTACGTTTTTTAACTGGGATGGATGAGCATGGACAAAAAATTCAAGAAAAAGCTGCGGAAGCGGGCAAACATCCTCAGGATTACGTGAATGAAATTGCAGATGCTGCAAAAAAACTATGGGCATTAATGGATATTTCATACGATGATTTTATTCAAACGACGGAAGAGCGTCATACGAAAACTGTCGAAAAGATTTTCCAAAAGTTTTTAGACAATGGTGATATTTATAAAGGTGAGTATGAAGGTTGGTACTGTACGCCGTGTGAATCATTCTTTACTGAAACACAATTAGTAGATGGTAACTGTCCAGACTGTGGTCGTCCGGTACACAAAGTGAAAGAAGAATCTTACTTCTTTAATATGAAGAAATACGCAGATCGTCTATTAGCTTATTATGAAGAAAACCTGGAATTCATTGAGCCGGAATCTCGAAAAAATGAAATGATTAACAACTTTATTAAACCAGGTCTAGAAGATTTATCTGTTTCAAGAACATCATTTGATTGGGGAATTAAAGTTCCTGGGGATCCTAAACATGTGATTTATGTGTGGGTAGATGCCTTAACTAACTATATTACATCATTAGGTTATCTTTCAGAGGATGAAACATTATTCAATAAATATTGGCCGGCAGACGTACATGTGGTTGGAAAAGATATCGTTCGCTTCCATACTATTTATTGGCCAATTTTCTTAATGGCACTAGATTTACCACTTCCTAAAAAAGTGTTTGCACATGGTTTCATAATGATGAAGGACGGAAAGATGTCTAAATCAAAGGGCAATGTTATCTATCCTGAAATGTTAATAGAACGTTATGGCTTGGATGCGACACGATACTTCCTATTACGCGAGCTACCATTTGGCTCTGATGGTGTATTCTCACCAGAATCTTTTGTTGAACGTACAAACTTCGACTTAGCAAACGATTTAGGAAATTTATTGAATCGCACAATATCAATGATTAATAAATATTTCGACGGCATTATTCCAGCTGAAAATCTTCAGTCGACAGAGTTTGATGCAGCCTTAAAAGAGCAGGCTGAATCAGTACGTATTAAATATGAAGAAAGTATGGAAAAAATGCAATTTAGTGTCGTATTAGCCGACATATGGACGCTTGTGTCGAGAACAAATAAATATATAGATGAAACTCAACCGTGGGTTCTAGCAAAAGAGGAATCAGATAAGCCAAAATTAGGCGCTGTTATGCGAAATTTGGCGGAAAGTTTACACCAAATTGCTGTCATGTTACAACCATTTATGACATCTACTCCTAAACGAATTATTGAGCAATTAGGCTTGGATGACAAATTCTTGGTATGGGAAACAATTGAAACATTCGGCAATACTATTCCAGCAAACATTAAAGTGGTAGAAAAAGGAATTCCTATTTTCCCTCGTTTAGAGAGTGAAGTTGAAATTACGTATATTCGTGAGGAAATGCGTGGTTCTGTGAAAACTCCACAAGAAGAAGAACCGAAAGACGTGCAAAAAGCTGTTGAGGTTCCAGAAATCCCAGAAATTACTATCGATGATTTTATGAAAGTTGATTTACGTGTAGCTACTGTAACAGCGTGCGAAACTATTCCGAAAGCAGACAAATTATTAAAGCTTCAAGTGGATCTTGGATATGAGCAACGGCAAGTAGTTTCAGGCATTGCAAAGTTCTATTCTCCAGATGAATTAATTGGTCAAAAAGTGATTGTAGTTACTAACTTAAAGCCAGTTAAATTACGTGGAGAATTATCACAAGGAATGATTCTAGCTGGTGAAAAAGATGGGATTTTAAAATTAGCATCAGTTGATCCAAAGCTAGAAAATGGTGCAAAAGTAAAGTAAAAAATTTTAGGAAGGCCTGCTGAATGAAAAATATTCAGCAGGCTTTTAAAATCCAAGTGAAAAATGAGTATTTTATTATCTTGAAATAATTTATGCGCTGTAAATATTATGATTTTCTGGGTAAATAGTAATGAGCGTAGTTCCTGAGGTTATGGGAAATGTCATATTACAAAATTGTTTGTAACAAATTTGTAATACTTACGAAAAATATGAAATAATAATTTTTAATAAAATCTATGTTAGGAGAATGACGATGTTTATCGATACACATGTACACTTAAATGCAGATCAGTATGAAGAAGACTTACAAGAGGTTATTGATAGAGCTCTGAAAGCGAAAGTAGAAACGATGGTTGTTGTTGGCTTTGACCGTAAAACCATTGAAAAAACAATGCAATTGATTGACCAATATGATTTTGTTTATGGTGTGATAGGGTGGCACCCAGTTGATGCGATTGATTGTACACAAGAGGATTTAAACTGGATTGAGGAATTAGCAGCACATCCCAAAATAGTCGGTATTGGTGAAACGGGATTAGACTACTATTGGGATAAATCACCGAAAGATGTTCAACAAGCACTTTTCCGCAAGCAAATTCATTTAGCGCAAAAGCTGAATTTACCAATCATTATTCATAACAGGGATGCAACTGGAGATGTTGTACAAATTTTACGTGAAGAAAATGCAGCTTCCGTGGGAGGCGTTATGCATTGCTTTGGTGGCAGTGTGGAAACCGCACATGAATGCATTGCTATGAATTTTATGATTAGTCTTGGTGGACCCGTGACATTTAAAAATGCACGTATGCCGAAGGAAGTGGCAACAGAAATACCTTTAGAGCATTTGATGATTGAAACAGATGCTCCGTATTTAGCGCCTCATCCATATCGAGGAAAGCGTAATGAGCCAGCATTAGTGCCGTTAGTTGCAGAAGAAATTGCACGTTTAAAAGGATTAACGATTGAAGAAATTGCACAGGCCACAACAGCAAATGCGAAAAAATTTTTTGGGATTGACATTTAGTAGCTGAGATGCCTCCAATGCTGGGTTTGTGGTTGGGTGACAAGGCAAGGTCAAATTTCTTTTCCAAAACATTCGGGTTGACAGTGCCAAATCTAGTCCGTATAATCCAACCTTGTATTAAGGAGGCGTTTTTTCATGTCAAATAATTCCATGAAAAACTTGTTCTTAGGATCATTGAGGAGTAAGCAAACAGTGATAGGAATTATTTCACTTATCCTGTTTGTATCTGTAATTTCATTCGTACTTTATCAAGGTACTAAAAAAACCGTAACGCTTGAAGCAGACGGAAAAACAACCGAAATATCAACACATGCAAAAACTGTAGAACAATTATTACAAGATCAAAATATAGACATAGCAGAGCATGACAAAATATCACCCTCTCTGAATACCAAAATTGCTAATGGAATAGCAATTACATGGGAACAGGCAAAAGAAGTAACTATTTCAGTTGACGGAAATCAGTCAAAAGTTTGGACAACTGAAACACAAGTGAAAGACATTTTGAAAGAAGCGAGTATCAACGTATCAGAGCATGACTCTTTAAAACAAGGTCTTGATACAGAGGTAGGAGCAGACAACAAAATCGATATCCAAAAAGCGTTTCAAGTATCGCTTGTAGATGGCGTAAACGAAAGACAAGTATGGTCCACTTCGACTACGGTCGCTAACTTTTTAAAACAACAAGGAATTCAACTTAATGAATTCGATCGTGTCGAGAATAACCTGAAGGACGTAATCACCCCGGGAAGTAAAATCACAGTAGTTCGCGTAGAAAAGGTTATCGATGTAGTGGAAGACTCTTTAGATTTCGCAGTTGAAAAGAAGAAGGATGCTTCATTGCAAAAGGGAAAACAAAAAGTTGTAACAGCTGGCCAGGAAGGTTTAGTGACTAAAACGTATGAAGTCGTGAAGGAAAATGGCAAAGTTGTAGCAAAAAATTTACAATCTGAAAAGGTTGTGAAAGAACCGAAGAAGCAAGTAGTTGCGGTAGGTACTAAAAATTTAGTAGCAAGTACAACTACTGTATCACGTGGTTCAGCAGAGCCAGCTAGCGGTAAAGAATTTTATGTAACGGCAACAGCCTATACACCATATTGTGATGGCTGCTCGGGTACATCTGCCACTGGCATCAATTTGCGTGCAGGCTCTGGATTGAAAGTAATCGCAGTAGACCCATCTGTTATTAAGCTAGGCTCAAAAGTTTGGGTTGAAGGCTATGGAACAGCTATAGCAGGGGATACTGGTGGTGCAATTAAGGGTAATAAGATCGACATACTTGTACAAACTGAAGCCCAAGCTAGTAATTGGGGAGTTAGGAAAGTGCGTATAAAAGTATTAAATTAAAAAAATTGTAAAATTAATCAATATGTTTTTTCGCTAATTTTAGCTTTCCTGTTTTGACTGGCAGGAAAGCTTTTTATTTTTCTTCAGTAATTTTTTGTTCTGGAGGATGAAGCGTAACTAAAAGCTATAGCGAAAGTGAAGCAGAAACAACATTCAACTCGAGAAAGAGTATTATAGAAGAAGATGAATAGCCGTGTATTTCTGTACAATCGTACAGTGCAGTTGTAAAATGGTCTGAAGATAAGGTAGAAAAGAGGAGCCTTTTTGCGAATAAAAGAAATCATTGTTGTTGAAGGGAAAGATGATACAACAGCTATTAAGCGAGCTACACAAGCAGATACAATAGAAACAAATGGATCGGCTATCTCAGAGGAGACATTGAAGCGAATTCAACATGCTCAGGATAAAAGAGGTGTTATTGTTTTTACTGATCCAGATTATCCAGGACGTCGGATTCGTGCCATTATCGAGGAGCATGTAAAAGGTGTAAAACACGCTTTTTTACCAAAAGCTAAAACAATTGCAAGAAACGGTAAAGGACTAGGCATTGAGCATGCAGCAGATGAGGATATACGAGAAGCACTACGACATGTCTATACCCCAAATGCTGATGAGCTAAACACTGATGATATTACTCTTGAGGATTTAATGACGGCACGTTTAATTGGCCATCCACAGGCGAAAATTCGACGTGATCGCCTTGGAGAAATATTGAATATTGGTGCAACAAACGGTAAACAACTTCATAAAAGATTGAAAATGTTTCAAATCACAGAAAAGCAATTTGGTGCGGCAGTCGCACAGTTAGATCAGGAGGAAAACGATGCATAAGGATATTGCAACACCAATTAGAACACAAGAAATTTTAAAGAAATATGGATTTTCATTTAAAAAAAGTTTAGGTCAAAATTTTTTAATAGATCCGAACATTTTACGAAATATTGTTAGTCATGCAAATTTAACTGAGAATAGCGGTGCAATCGAAGTTGGTCCTGGTATTGGAGCATTAACAGAGCATTTAGCGAGAAATGCAAAAAAGGTTGTATCTTTTGAAATTGATCAACGCTTATTACCTGTATTAGAAGATACACTTAGTCCATATAATAATGTTACTATTGTACATTCAGACATTTTAAAGGCGGATGTTGCTAAGGTAATTAATGAAGAGATGCCGGGTATTGAGGATATTATGGTTGTAGCAAATTTACCTTATTATGTGACGACACCGATTTTATTGAAATTACTCAATGATCGTTTGTCAATTCGTGGCTTTGTTGTCATGATGCAAAAGGAGGTAGCGGATCGTATTACGGCTAAACCTGGAACGAAGGAGTACGGTTCTTTATCAATTGCGATCCAATATTATGTAAAGGCTGAGATTGCTATGACAGTACCGAAGACTGTTTTCATGCCACAGCCAAATGTAGATTCTGCGGTAATCCGTCTTATTAAACATGATGAGCCTCCAGTAAAGGTAATTGATGAGGATTTCTTATTTGTTGTAACTCGAGCGTCGTTTGTACAGCGTCGAAAAACAATTTTTAATAATTTGCAATCAGGTTTACCAAATGGAAAGGAACATAAGGAAAAAATTTTGGAAGCCTTAACAGCGGTAAATATTGAACCAACACGTCGAGGAGAAACGCTTACTATACAAGAGTTTGGAAAATTGGCAGATGCACTATATCCAACGTTTGCAAAGTAAAACTTTTTTGTTAACATTTTTGATTTTACGTAAAAAAATTTGTTTTTTCATAAAAAATAAGTTGACAACATTTATTCCAGGCTGATAAAATATTATATTTTGTTGACATTTTTGGGCGAATCGCTTATACTAAGAAGTAGTGAGGTGTAAGCGAAAATGCCAAAAACTTTAGCGGACATTAAAAAGTCGTTGGATTGTCATTTGGGTAAACGTTTGCAGTTAAGAGCAAACGGAGGTCGCAAGAAAACGGTCGAGTGTGCAGGGGTATTGCGTGAGACATATCGCGCTATTTTTGTAGTTGAGCTTGATCAAGAAGACAATACGTGCAAGCGCGTATCGTATAGCTACACAGATATTTTAACTGAAGCAGTAGAGATTACATTTTTAGACGAAGCAAAGGCTGCTGTCGCAAAATAGTTTCTAGTACTTATTTCTATATTTTGAAACACTCATGTATGTTAAAAACTACATGAGTGTTTTGCGTTTTCTGGGACATACTAAATTCGTCAGTTGTTAAAGGAGGAGTTTATATGCCTAGAAAAGGTATCATGTCACCTCGTTTAAAAGAAGAGATCGCTAAAGAACTTGGATTTTATGATGTTGTGCAACGAGAAGGCTGGGGCGGCATTAAAGCTCGAGACGCTGGTAATATGGTGAAACGTGCCATTGAAATGGCTGAAAGAGCAAATAGTGAGCAAGAGCATAATAAGTAGACTATTTTTGTTAAAATAGACCACTTATAAAAGATAACTTCATTTCGAACAGGGATGAAAACTTCCTGTCGACACAACAACACAACTGACGAGAGAGAACCGTTACACCAAACAGGGGTATACGGTTCTTTTTTTCCGTTTTCGCTTTCCCATTATGGTAAAATAAAATGAATAATCTTTGTGAAAGATGAACGGCTGTTTATACTAAGGAGGAAGAAAGATGCTTTATGTAAAGGCGCCTGCAAAAATAAATTTAACATTAGATGTACTTTATAAAAGACCAGATAATTATCACGAAGTAGAGATGGTCATGACGACTGTCGATTTGGCTGATCGTATTAGTCTGGAATCTCGAGAAGATGGCGTAATTGAAATAATTTCGACTGATAATTTTGTGCCAAATGATCACCGTAATTTTGCTTATCAGGCAGCGCGTCTAGTTAAAGATACATACGGCATTGGACAAGGTGTATCCATTACTATAGAAAAAGAAATACCAATTGCAGCAGGGCTAGCAGGCGGAAGTAGCGATGCGGCTGCTACACTGAAAGGTTTAAATGAGCTGTGGGATTTAGGGTTATCTATAGATGAATTAGCCGAACTAGGTGCTAAAATTGGTTCAGATGTTTCGTTTTGTGTCTATGGAGGCACAGCATTAGCAACAGGGCGTGGAGAAAAAATTCAGGAATTACCTGCACCGCCAAACTGTTGGGTAGTCTTAGCTAAGCCGAAAATAGGTGTCTCTACAGCTGAAGTGTATGGAGGGCTAAAGGTTGAAGGATTAGAACATCCAAATACGAAGCAAATGATTCAAGCTATTGAAACGGAAAGTTATGAGTTACTATGTGCATCGTTAGGGAATGTTTTGGAAACTGTAACATTTAAGCTACATCCAGAAGTAGTAATGTTAAAGGAACAGATGAAGCGCTTTGGAGCAGATGCAACATTAATGAGTGGGAGCGGTCCGACGGTGTTTGGTTTAGTAGATAGTGAAGCTCGTGTAAGCCGTATTTATAATGGCTTACGTGGTTTTTGTGAAGAAGTTTATGCTGTCCGGATTTTAGGTGAACGAAATACGCTTGCTTAAAACCGCAAATTTATGTTAATTTTACCTATAAATATTCGTGTTTAGGAGAGGGTCGCATGAAATGGAAACGTAGTGAACGACTAGTTGATATGACGTACTATTTACTAGAACATCCACATCAGTTGATCCCGCTAACTTATTTTTCAGAACTATATCAATCTGCAAAGTCTTCTATTAGTGAAGATTTGACGATTGTAAAAGAAACTTTCGAAGAAAAAGGAATCGGGTTATTGATAACAGTACCGGGCGCTGCTGGAGGAGTTAAGTATATTCCTAAAATGTCCGAGGCTGAGGTCCGTTTAGTTATTCAGGATTTAAAGGCGGAGCTTGAGCATTCAGATCGTTTATTACCAGGCGGTTATTTATTTATGACCGACTTACTCGGCAATCCAGATTTAATTAATCGAGTTGGAAAGGTGTTTGCATCCGCATTTGCTGACCAAAAAATTGACGTCATAATGACTGTCGCGACAAAAGGGATTTCTATTGCCCATGCCATTGCAAGACATTTAAATGTACCAGTTGTTGTTGTTAGAAGAGATAGTAAGGTAACTGAAGGCTCTACAGTCAGCATCAACTATGTATCGGGTTCTTCCAGAAGAATTCAGACAATGGTATTATCGAAAAGAAGCATGAAGAGTGGACAACGAGTGCTTATAACTGACGACTTTATGAAGGTCGGTGGTACAATGAACGGCATGAAAAATCTATTAGAGGAGTTTGACTGCCAGCTGGCGGGTATTGCAGTACTTGTAGAGGCTGAGCATGCAGATGAAACGTTAGTAGATGATTATTATTCACTGGTGAAGCTTCATGAGGTCAATGAAAAAGACCGTACAATTGCATTAAGCGAAGGTAACTATTTTTCTAAAAAGGGGAAATGACAAATGAAAGTAGTAGCAACAACAAATGCACCAGCAGCAATCGGACCGTATTCACAAGGGATTATCGTAAACGGCATGTTTTATAGCTCAGGTCAAATTCCACTAACGGCAGCCGGCGAATTAGTAGAAGGCGATATCACAGTTCAAACAAATCAAGTATTTGCGAATTTAAAAGCAGTTTTAGAAGCTGCTGGAACATCTTTAGACAATGTTGTTAAAACAACTGTTTTTATGAAGGACATGAACGACTTTGTGGCAATGAATGAAGTATATGCTAGCCACTTTGGCGATCATAAACCAGCTCGTTCAGCAGTAGAGGTTGCACGTCTACCAAAGGATGTTAAAGTAGAAATTGAAGTTATTGCCATCGTTAAATAAGTAATTTTTAAGCTCGCTAGAAGAGAAGTGATTAGCTCTTTTAGTGGGCTTTTTTTTATCTTTGTACAACAAATGTTTTTTGTGCGAAAGCGAAGTGTTAACGAAGCGACAGCGGCAAATGTTTTCTGTGCGAAAGCGACAACCACGCTAAGGAGAAATTGATTAGTATTAGAGCGATTGTCAAACAATTGTCAAAATTTATGTATATAAAGGAAATATTATACTAATGAGTATTCAAATTTTTTTGAAAATTTGATAGACTATAAAAAGGAAAATATTCGGTAATAAAGAATATTATATTTTCATTTAGGCATCTAAGAAGAGAGGTGGTGAGAAAATGGAAGTTACTGATGTGAGGTTACGTCGTGTACAGACAGATGGTCGCATGCGTGCGATTGCTTCCATTACACTCGACAACGAGTTTGTGGTTCATGATATTCGTGTGATAGATGGCAATACAGGTTTATTCGTTGCTATGCCAAGTAAACGAACGCCAGACGGTGAATTTAGAGATATTGCACATCCTATTAATTCGACGACTCGTAATAAAATTCAGGAGATTATTTTAAACGAGTACCATAATTCAAGCGAAACAGAAGAAGTAGAAAAAGCAGAAGAATTAGAAGAAATCGGTGTATAGTTTCAAAGGAATAAATAGTAATGCGCATCACCATAACGTGAGATTGATTGCCGTTCTGACTGGGCGCTTTGTAGCTGACGCTTCGCTTTCGCTACAGGAAACATTTGTAGCTGACGCTTCGCTTTCGCGCAGAGCAAAGCTTCCTAGGGGCGACTGATGAGCTGCTTCGCTTGCGCTTAAACAAATGTCATCCACAAATTTTGGGATGATCCATATTAATGGTGATTATTCAAATTCTTACACTTTTTGTATACACCTGGTAACATTAGATAATTAGGGCTCTTCTTAATTGGAGAGTTCTTTTTATTTTGTGAATAAGAGAAAAAGAGCAGTTTTAGGACATACATATTAACATTCGAGCATAAGGTGCATTTGATTTGGAAATTCATCTTTTTGTCAACTCTACATACCTTGAAAATAGATGAATTTTGCTATATAGTCATAAGAGAAAATGAGCGTATTGGAGGACTTACAGATGAGCAACATTTTTGCTGTCATTTTGGCTGCAGGTCAAGGTACACGTATGAAGTCCAAATTATATAAAGTGCTCCATCCAGTATGTGGGAAGCCGATGGTGCAACATGTGGTGGATCACATTCAAACGTTAGATGTGAGTCGCATCGTAACGGTTGTAGGACACGGTGCAGAAAAGGTAAAACAACAGCTTGGAGATAAAAGCGAGTATGTTTTACAGGCTGAACAGTTAGGGACAGCTCATGCTGTACAGCAGGCTGAGGAAATTTTAGGTAGCGAAGAAGGGACAACATTAGTTGTTTGCGGTGATACACCACTTATTCGCCCTGAAACGATGCAAGCTTTGTTCGAGCATCATCAAGCAAAGAATGCTAAGGCTACTATTTTAACAGCGATTGCTGAAAATCCAACAGGCTATGGTCGCATTTTACGTGGCGAAAATGGACAGGTGGAGCAAATTGTTGAACAAAAGGATGCTTCAGCAGAACAGCAATTAGTTAAAGAAATTAATACGGGCACATACTGCTTTGATAATAAAGCGTTATTTGAGACATTAAAGCTTGTGAAAAACGACAATGCACAGGGCGAGTTTTATTTACCTGATGTGATTGAAATTTTACAAAAACAAGGCGATATCGTTGAAGCATATGTAACGGAAGATTTTGAAGAAACACTTGGTGTTAATGACCGTGTTGCTCTGTCACAAGCAGAGACGCTAATGCGTACAAGAATTA
Proteins encoded in this region:
- the ispE gene encoding 4-(cytidine 5'-diphospho)-2-C-methyl-D-erythritol kinase yields the protein MLYVKAPAKINLTLDVLYKRPDNYHEVEMVMTTVDLADRISLESREDGVIEIISTDNFVPNDHRNFAYQAARLVKDTYGIGQGVSITIEKEIPIAAGLAGGSSDAAATLKGLNELWDLGLSIDELAELGAKIGSDVSFCVYGGTALATGRGEKIQELPAPPNCWVVLAKPKIGVSTAEVYGGLKVEGLEHPNTKQMIQAIETESYELLCASLGNVLETVTFKLHPEVVMLKEQMKRFGADATLMSGSGPTVFGLVDSEARVSRIYNGLRGFCEEVYAVRILGERNTLA
- a CDS encoding G5 and 3D domain-containing protein is translated as MSNNSMKNLFLGSLRSKQTVIGIISLILFVSVISFVLYQGTKKTVTLEADGKTTEISTHAKTVEQLLQDQNIDIAEHDKISPSLNTKIANGIAITWEQAKEVTISVDGNQSKVWTTETQVKDILKEASINVSEHDSLKQGLDTEVGADNKIDIQKAFQVSLVDGVNERQVWSTSTTVANFLKQQGIQLNEFDRVENNLKDVITPGSKITVVRVEKVIDVVEDSLDFAVEKKKDASLQKGKQKVVTAGQEGLVTKTYEVVKENGKVVAKNLQSEKVVKEPKKQVVAVGTKNLVASTTTVSRGSAEPASGKEFYVTATAYTPYCDGCSGTSATGINLRAGSGLKVIAVDPSVIKLGSKVWVEGYGTAIAGDTGGAIKGNKIDILVQTEAQASNWGVRKVRIKVLN
- the rnmV gene encoding ribonuclease M5, whose protein sequence is MRIKEIIVVEGKDDTTAIKRATQADTIETNGSAISEETLKRIQHAQDKRGVIVFTDPDYPGRRIRAIIEEHVKGVKHAFLPKAKTIARNGKGLGIEHAADEDIREALRHVYTPNADELNTDDITLEDLMTARLIGHPQAKIRRDRLGEILNIGATNGKQLHKRLKMFQITEKQFGAAVAQLDQEENDA
- the purR gene encoding pur operon repressor — its product is MKWKRSERLVDMTYYLLEHPHQLIPLTYFSELYQSAKSSISEDLTIVKETFEEKGIGLLITVPGAAGGVKYIPKMSEAEVRLVIQDLKAELEHSDRLLPGGYLFMTDLLGNPDLINRVGKVFASAFADQKIDVIMTVATKGISIAHAIARHLNVPVVVVRRDSKVTEGSTVSINYVSGSSRRIQTMVLSKRSMKSGQRVLITDDFMKVGGTMNGMKNLLEEFDCQLAGIAVLVEAEHADETLVDDYYSLVKLHEVNEKDRTIALSEGNYFSKKGK
- a CDS encoding small, acid-soluble spore protein, alpha/beta type; protein product: MPRKGIMSPRLKEEIAKELGFYDVVQREGWGGIKARDAGNMVKRAIEMAERANSEQEHNK
- the rsmA gene encoding 16S rRNA (adenine(1518)-N(6)/adenine(1519)-N(6))-dimethyltransferase RsmA — its product is MHKDIATPIRTQEILKKYGFSFKKSLGQNFLIDPNILRNIVSHANLTENSGAIEVGPGIGALTEHLARNAKKVVSFEIDQRLLPVLEDTLSPYNNVTIVHSDILKADVAKVINEEMPGIEDIMVVANLPYYVTTPILLKLLNDRLSIRGFVVMMQKEVADRITAKPGTKEYGSLSIAIQYYVKAEIAMTVPKTVFMPQPNVDSAVIRLIKHDEPPVKVIDEDFLFVVTRASFVQRRKTIFNNLQSGLPNGKEHKEKILEALTAVNIEPTRRGETLTIQEFGKLADALYPTFAK
- a CDS encoding RidA family protein, with amino-acid sequence MKVVATTNAPAAIGPYSQGIIVNGMFYSSGQIPLTAAGELVEGDITVQTNQVFANLKAVLEAAGTSLDNVVKTTVFMKDMNDFVAMNEVYASHFGDHKPARSAVEVARLPKDVKVEIEVIAIVK
- the veg gene encoding biofilm formation stimulator Veg; translation: MPKTLADIKKSLDCHLGKRLQLRANGGRKKTVECAGVLRETYRAIFVVELDQEDNTCKRVSYSYTDILTEAVEITFLDEAKAAVAK
- the glmU gene encoding bifunctional UDP-N-acetylglucosamine diphosphorylase/glucosamine-1-phosphate N-acetyltransferase GlmU, which produces MSNIFAVILAAGQGTRMKSKLYKVLHPVCGKPMVQHVVDHIQTLDVSRIVTVVGHGAEKVKQQLGDKSEYVLQAEQLGTAHAVQQAEEILGSEEGTTLVVCGDTPLIRPETMQALFEHHQAKNAKATILTAIAENPTGYGRILRGENGQVEQIVEQKDASAEQQLVKEINTGTYCFDNKALFETLKLVKNDNAQGEFYLPDVIEILQKQGDIVEAYVTEDFEETLGVNDRVALSQAETLMRTRINEKHMRNGVTIINPEATYISADTVIGRDTVIQPGSMIEGATVIGEDCIIGPNTQIIDSRIGDRTTVHSSVVRESAVAEDTAIGPFAHIRPLSDIGSHVKIGNFVEVKKSKLGNDTKISHLSYIGDAEIGSNVNVGCGSITVNYDGKNKFQTIIEDDVFVGCNTNLVAPVKVGKGSFIAAGSTITKEVPEDALAIARARQENKPNYVSKLNSK
- the metG gene encoding methionine--tRNA ligase, whose amino-acid sequence is MNEKNKTFYITTPIYYPSGKFHIGTAYTTVASDTIARYKRLRGYDVRFLTGMDEHGQKIQEKAAEAGKHPQDYVNEIADAAKKLWALMDISYDDFIQTTEERHTKTVEKIFQKFLDNGDIYKGEYEGWYCTPCESFFTETQLVDGNCPDCGRPVHKVKEESYFFNMKKYADRLLAYYEENLEFIEPESRKNEMINNFIKPGLEDLSVSRTSFDWGIKVPGDPKHVIYVWVDALTNYITSLGYLSEDETLFNKYWPADVHVVGKDIVRFHTIYWPIFLMALDLPLPKKVFAHGFIMMKDGKMSKSKGNVIYPEMLIERYGLDATRYFLLRELPFGSDGVFSPESFVERTNFDLANDLGNLLNRTISMINKYFDGIIPAENLQSTEFDAALKEQAESVRIKYEESMEKMQFSVVLADIWTLVSRTNKYIDETQPWVLAKEESDKPKLGAVMRNLAESLHQIAVMLQPFMTSTPKRIIEQLGLDDKFLVWETIETFGNTIPANIKVVEKGIPIFPRLESEVEITYIREEMRGSVKTPQEEEPKDVQKAVEVPEIPEITIDDFMKVDLRVATVTACETIPKADKLLKLQVDLGYEQRQVVSGIAKFYSPDELIGQKVIVVTNLKPVKLRGELSQGMILAGEKDGILKLASVDPKLENGAKVK
- the spoVG gene encoding septation regulator SpoVG; protein product: MEVTDVRLRRVQTDGRMRAIASITLDNEFVVHDIRVIDGNTGLFVAMPSKRTPDGEFRDIAHPINSTTRNKIQEIILNEYHNSSETEEVEKAEELEEIGV
- a CDS encoding TatD family hydrolase; its protein translation is MFIDTHVHLNADQYEEDLQEVIDRALKAKVETMVVVGFDRKTIEKTMQLIDQYDFVYGVIGWHPVDAIDCTQEDLNWIEELAAHPKIVGIGETGLDYYWDKSPKDVQQALFRKQIHLAQKLNLPIIIHNRDATGDVVQILREENAASVGGVMHCFGGSVETAHECIAMNFMISLGGPVTFKNARMPKEVATEIPLEHLMIETDAPYLAPHPYRGKRNEPALVPLVAEEIARLKGLTIEEIAQATTANAKKFFGIDI